In Streptomyces sp. NBC_01260, a genomic segment contains:
- a CDS encoding glycosyltransferase → MRVLFSAGLGMPAVLRMVLLARELQAAGHEVRFCGPARTRHRVVSAGLVPVLAAPRRFSRAWQPDLVVHDPLCPESTAMAAESGVPTIGYLPYAHAPLSPRPTVWIDPCPGPLRERPDPDAWHVCCDSYELPPQPVPQLTELSLRPRVCVTGMPTGTRPRDRHRAGLFRRVAEGVENLGLQLVVLTGDAQPWSVVLQGSVVMVHGGDEGSVYAAARYGVSQLVLPAGEEEWRAGKRLEQAGIGLCLSDDDLAGASSMLRLRFHLAELVNGGRVLPAAAELGRDIARMPRPADLVPRIEALPR, encoded by the coding sequence GTGCGTGTTCTCTTCTCGGCGGGCCTCGGCATGCCGGCGGTGCTGCGCATGGTGCTGCTCGCGAGAGAACTGCAGGCGGCCGGGCACGAAGTCCGCTTCTGCGGTCCGGCCCGGACCCGCCACCGCGTGGTCAGTGCCGGGCTCGTCCCGGTACTGGCCGCTCCACGGCGGTTCAGCCGGGCCTGGCAGCCCGACCTGGTGGTGCACGATCCACTGTGCCCGGAATCTACGGCCATGGCGGCCGAGTCGGGGGTGCCCACCATCGGCTATCTACCGTACGCCCACGCACCGTTGTCGCCGCGGCCGACCGTGTGGATCGACCCCTGTCCCGGGCCGTTGCGGGAGCGGCCCGACCCCGACGCCTGGCATGTGTGCTGTGATTCCTACGAGCTGCCCCCGCAGCCGGTGCCCCAGCTCACCGAGCTGTCGCTGCGCCCCCGCGTCTGCGTCACCGGGATGCCCACCGGCACCCGGCCCCGGGACCGGCATCGAGCGGGGCTGTTCCGCCGGGTCGCCGAGGGCGTCGAGAATCTCGGCCTGCAACTCGTCGTGCTGACCGGCGACGCCCAGCCCTGGAGCGTGGTGCTGCAGGGCAGCGTCGTCATGGTGCACGGCGGGGACGAGGGGAGCGTGTATGCGGCCGCCCGGTACGGAGTCTCCCAGCTGGTGCTGCCGGCCGGGGAGGAGGAATGGCGGGCGGGCAAGCGTCTGGAACAGGCGGGCATCGGCCTGTGCCTGAGCGACGACGACCTGGCGGGCGCCTCCAGCATGCTGCGGCTGCGCTTCCACCTCGCCGAGCTGGTCAATGGCGGCCGGGTACTGCCCGCGGCCGCGGAGTTGGGCCGCGACATCGCCCGTATGCCGCGGCCCGCCGATCTCGTGCCCCGTATCGAGGCACTGCCACGCTGA
- a CDS encoding NDP-hexose 2,3-dehydratase family protein, producing the protein MQPEVNGADDFLASALVSKSRLTPDAGAFLEEREESASYDVERVPLAALPNWHHGDRLSREDGKFFTVEGLSVRTDFGPVPQWSQPIIVQPEVGILGIVAKRFDGVLHFLMQAKMEPGNTAFVQYAATVQATQSNYRRVHGGRATPYLDYFLEGTRRRVLFDQLLSEHGFWYLHKRNRNMIVEVPEDEDVPVENDFTWLTLGQVRHQLMLGNRVNMNARTVLSGIAYGGADGDLLSYGEQPEGFHAELLESHRTPSSADDLAGALTWLFDQKAKYSLDARRISLRDMDDWICDDESIRHRDGRIFDIIGMSVKATSREVGTWWQPMLEPRPGNAVALVCQRRNGVLQFLLQATIQPGLTDRLELGPTVQFSPGYHRGPQDLPPLTEYLDASASWTRLDTIQSEDGGRFSKADTRHLVVEVPEDHTVEAPDNYRWISLNLLSRLIHFGYHVNVEARSLASCLL; encoded by the coding sequence ATGCAGCCCGAGGTGAACGGTGCCGACGACTTCCTGGCGTCGGCGTTGGTGTCGAAGTCCCGGCTGACCCCCGACGCGGGAGCCTTCCTCGAGGAACGCGAGGAGTCCGCCTCGTACGACGTCGAGCGGGTGCCCCTGGCCGCCCTCCCGAACTGGCACCACGGAGACCGGCTCAGCCGCGAGGACGGCAAGTTCTTCACGGTCGAGGGGCTCTCCGTACGGACGGACTTCGGACCCGTTCCGCAGTGGTCCCAGCCAATCATCGTCCAGCCGGAGGTCGGCATCCTGGGGATCGTCGCCAAGCGGTTCGACGGTGTGCTCCATTTCCTCATGCAGGCGAAGATGGAGCCGGGGAACACCGCCTTCGTCCAGTACGCGGCGACCGTCCAGGCGACGCAGAGCAACTACCGGCGGGTGCACGGTGGCAGGGCCACCCCGTACCTGGATTACTTCCTGGAGGGCACGCGGCGACGCGTCCTGTTCGACCAGCTCCTCTCCGAGCACGGCTTCTGGTACCTGCACAAGAGGAACCGGAACATGATCGTCGAGGTGCCCGAGGACGAGGACGTCCCCGTCGAGAACGACTTCACCTGGCTCACTCTGGGCCAGGTGCGCCACCAGCTCATGCTCGGCAACCGCGTCAACATGAACGCCCGGACCGTGCTGTCCGGCATAGCGTACGGCGGTGCCGACGGCGACCTGCTGTCCTACGGCGAGCAGCCCGAGGGCTTCCACGCCGAGCTCCTGGAGTCGCACCGGACGCCGAGCTCGGCGGACGACCTCGCCGGCGCGCTGACGTGGCTCTTCGACCAGAAGGCGAAGTACAGCCTGGACGCCAGACGGATCAGCCTGCGGGACATGGACGACTGGATCTGCGACGACGAGAGCATCCGCCACCGTGACGGCCGCATCTTCGACATCATCGGCATGTCGGTCAAGGCCACGAGCCGGGAGGTCGGCACCTGGTGGCAGCCCATGCTCGAACCCCGCCCCGGCAACGCCGTCGCCCTGGTCTGCCAGCGGCGGAACGGGGTACTGCAGTTCCTGCTCCAGGCCACGATCCAGCCCGGCCTGACCGACCGGCTCGAACTCGGCCCCACCGTCCAGTTCTCCCCGGGCTACCACCGCGGCCCCCAGGACCTCCCGCCGCTGACGGAGTACCTCGACGCATCCGCGTCGTGGACCCGGCTCGACACCATCCAGTCGGAGGACGGCGGCCGTTTCTCCAAGGCGGACACCCGCCACCTGGTCGTCGAGGTCCCCGAGGACCACACGGTCGAGGCACCGGACAACTACCGCTGGATCAGCCTGAACCTGCTCAGCCGCCTGATCCACTTCGGATACCACGTCAACGTCGAGGCCCGCAGCCTGGCCTCCTGCCTGCTCTGA
- a CDS encoding AfsR/SARP family transcriptional regulator has product MRISVLGSLDAELNGVPILPTAAKPRQILALLAIYANQVLPVPTLMEEIWGDAPPRSALTTLQTYILQLRRCMEKALDGEPGGSKALLLTRHGGYLLHTEPGSIDAHEHDRLASLGQRAFDRGEHQQAAELFREALAQWRGPALVDVRTGPLLEIEAMRLEESRLGVLERRIDVELRLGRHGELLTELIALAARNPLHEGLHAQSMVAFYRAGRPSAALEVFQNLRSRLVEELGIEPSQRLQHLQRAVLGSDPALDIDVENGRMLDRFAR; this is encoded by the coding sequence ATGCGAATCTCTGTTCTAGGGTCTTTGGATGCCGAACTAAACGGCGTTCCGATCCTGCCCACGGCGGCGAAGCCGCGTCAGATCCTGGCGCTGCTCGCCATCTACGCGAACCAGGTCCTACCGGTTCCCACCCTGATGGAGGAGATCTGGGGCGACGCACCGCCGCGCAGCGCGCTCACCACGCTGCAGACCTACATCCTCCAGCTCCGACGCTGCATGGAGAAGGCACTGGACGGGGAGCCCGGCGGTTCCAAGGCACTGCTGCTGACCCGGCACGGCGGATATCTCCTGCACACCGAGCCGGGAAGCATCGACGCGCACGAGCACGACCGGCTGGCCTCACTCGGCCAGCGCGCCTTCGACCGCGGAGAGCACCAGCAGGCCGCGGAGCTGTTCCGGGAGGCGCTCGCGCAGTGGCGGGGACCGGCTCTGGTCGACGTACGCACCGGACCGCTGCTGGAGATCGAGGCGATGCGCCTTGAGGAGAGCCGGCTCGGCGTGCTGGAGCGGCGCATCGACGTCGAGCTCCGGCTCGGCCGGCACGGCGAACTGCTCACCGAGCTCATCGCCCTCGCCGCCAGGAACCCGCTGCACGAGGGGCTGCACGCCCAGTCCATGGTGGCCTTCTACCGGGCGGGGCGGCCCTCCGCGGCGCTCGAAGTCTTCCAGAATCTTCGGAGCCGTCTCGTGGAGGAGCTGGGCATCGAGCCCTCGCAGCGTCTGCAACATCTGCAGCGTGCCGTGCTCGGCAGCGACCCGGCGTTGGACATCGACGTCGAGAACGGGCGGATGCTCGACCGCTTTGCCAGGTAA
- a CDS encoding aldo/keto reductase has protein sequence MIYTQLGRTGLRVSRLALGTVNFGGRVEEPEAHRLLDHGLDRGINLIDTANIYGWRVHKGHTEEVIGRWLGKSPGRRDQVVLTTKVGDPMGEGPNDHGLSARNIVAACEASLKRLGTDWIDVYQMHHLDRTVGWDEVWQAMDLLVAQGKVRYVGSSNFAGWDIASAQAAAQRRNSLGLVTEQCVYNLVTRYAELEVIPAAQAYGLGLFVWSPLHGGLLGGVLRKMETNSAVKSAQGRGLEALNAQRDTIEAYEKLCAGHGLDPAVVGMAWTLSRPGVTGVVIGPRTEQHIDGALEALDCELPESLLADLDVLFPSLGSGGPAPDCWLT, from the coding sequence GTGATCTACACACAGCTGGGCCGTACCGGTCTGCGGGTCAGCAGGCTGGCCCTCGGCACCGTCAACTTCGGTGGCCGGGTCGAGGAGCCGGAGGCGCACCGGCTCCTGGACCATGGCCTGGACCGGGGCATCAATTTGATCGACACCGCCAACATCTACGGCTGGCGCGTCCACAAGGGCCACACCGAAGAGGTCATCGGCCGCTGGCTCGGCAAGAGCCCGGGCCGCCGCGACCAGGTCGTCCTGACCACCAAGGTGGGCGACCCGATGGGCGAGGGCCCCAACGACCACGGTCTGTCCGCCCGCAACATCGTCGCGGCCTGCGAGGCGTCGCTCAAGCGGCTCGGAACGGACTGGATCGACGTCTACCAGATGCACCACCTCGACCGGACCGTGGGCTGGGACGAGGTCTGGCAGGCCATGGACCTCCTGGTCGCCCAGGGCAAGGTGCGCTACGTCGGCTCGTCCAACTTCGCCGGCTGGGACATCGCGTCCGCGCAGGCGGCCGCGCAGCGCAGGAACAGCCTGGGCCTGGTCACCGAGCAGTGCGTCTACAACCTGGTCACCCGGTACGCCGAGCTCGAGGTGATTCCCGCAGCCCAGGCGTACGGACTCGGACTCTTCGTCTGGTCACCGCTGCACGGCGGCCTGCTCGGCGGCGTGCTGCGCAAGATGGAGACCAACTCGGCCGTCAAGTCCGCGCAGGGCCGCGGCCTGGAGGCCCTGAACGCGCAGCGCGACACCATCGAGGCCTACGAGAAGCTCTGCGCCGGTCACGGCCTGGATCCGGCGGTGGTCGGCATGGCCTGGACGCTGTCCCGCCCCGGGGTGACCGGCGTGGTGATCGGCCCGCGGACCGAGCAGCACATCGATGGCGCACTCGAAGCCCTGGACTGCGAGCTGCCCGAGTCCCTCCTCGCCGACCTCGACGTGCTCTTCCCGTCGCTCGGCAGCGGCGGCCCCGCCCCCGACTGCTGGTTGACCTGA
- a CDS encoding acyl-CoA dehydrogenase family protein, translating into MSVASRLTRTEGAVRTVGPTLAPPFLDLLRDSDAQAAVTGRPDPAALSGLRASGLLATAVPQVYGGAGGDAVAVNRVVEQVATVNPSVAIILFQHFAVCARIDEWGTDEQKARFLPALASGECLAASSWSEPGAGAAKKRLASTAEWLPDGRWRLNGAKSFTTGAGVADLYLVLVRTSAQDDDAGSRYGAAGQSFFLVRGDNSGLIPDLSLDLVGMRGSATGFVRLSDCEVTDDDRLAPLGEAAAVIAGVRESGATLGAVSAGIAQAAYDLAVGHRALLDPSLAPVGRRQMVALSTLLESAHAFVARAGRRSSDDPGRTTLQAKLHASATAEQICLEVSRMLGSAGYVVGHRLNRLIADARAVALMGPTNDLCRDLVAASWES; encoded by the coding sequence ATGTCTGTCGCTTCCCGCCTGACCCGCACCGAAGGAGCCGTCCGCACCGTCGGCCCCACCCTCGCACCGCCGTTCCTGGACCTACTGCGCGACTCCGATGCCCAAGCCGCCGTCACCGGCAGGCCCGACCCGGCGGCGCTGTCGGGACTGCGGGCCTCGGGCCTGCTCGCGACCGCCGTCCCGCAGGTGTACGGAGGCGCCGGAGGCGACGCCGTGGCCGTCAACCGGGTGGTGGAACAGGTAGCGACGGTGAACCCGTCCGTGGCGATCATCCTGTTCCAGCACTTCGCGGTGTGCGCGCGCATCGACGAATGGGGCACCGACGAGCAGAAGGCGCGGTTCCTGCCGGCCCTGGCCTCCGGCGAGTGCCTTGCCGCCTCGTCATGGAGCGAGCCCGGTGCGGGCGCCGCCAAGAAGCGGCTGGCCTCCACCGCCGAGTGGCTGCCGGACGGCCGATGGCGGCTGAACGGCGCGAAGTCGTTCACCACCGGCGCCGGTGTCGCCGACCTCTATCTCGTGCTCGTACGGACGTCGGCACAGGACGACGACGCGGGCAGCCGCTATGGCGCGGCGGGCCAGAGCTTCTTCCTCGTGCGCGGCGACAACTCCGGGCTGATCCCCGATCTGAGCCTGGACCTGGTCGGCATGCGCGGATCGGCCACGGGCTTCGTCCGCCTCAGCGACTGCGAGGTCACCGACGACGACCGCCTGGCACCGCTCGGAGAGGCGGCGGCCGTCATCGCCGGCGTCCGCGAGAGCGGCGCGACGCTCGGTGCCGTGTCGGCCGGCATCGCCCAGGCGGCGTACGACCTCGCGGTCGGGCACCGCGCCCTCCTCGACCCGTCCCTGGCCCCGGTCGGCCGGCGCCAGATGGTCGCGCTCAGCACCCTCCTGGAGTCGGCGCACGCCTTCGTCGCGCGCGCGGGCCGGCGGTCGTCGGACGATCCGGGCCGGACCACGCTCCAGGCCAAGCTGCACGCCTCGGCGACCGCCGAGCAGATCTGCCTGGAGGTCTCCCGCATGCTCGGGTCCGCCGGTTACGTCGTCGGCCACCGGCTGAACCGGCTGATCGCCGATGCCCGAGCGGTCGCCCTGATGGGCCCGACCAACGATCTGTGCAGGGACCTGGTGGCGGCGTCATGGGAGAGCTGA
- a CDS encoding ester cyclase produces the protein MSNHHALVQSFVDMINSHDVSTMEKHTAPGHIDHNPGVADGIEANRGFWTQVFSAFPDLKAVLHDAVGEGDRVAARLEYSATHQGTFLGIPASGRPVNFQSIDIWRVENGLFAEHWDQLNMDDLFRQLGVDPAPAAQA, from the coding sequence ATGTCGAATCACCACGCCCTCGTCCAGAGCTTCGTGGACATGATCAACAGCCACGACGTCAGCACCATGGAGAAGCACACGGCTCCTGGTCACATCGACCACAACCCGGGGGTGGCCGACGGCATCGAGGCCAACCGGGGCTTCTGGACCCAGGTGTTCAGCGCCTTTCCCGACCTGAAGGCCGTGCTGCACGACGCCGTCGGGGAAGGGGACCGGGTGGCCGCGCGTCTGGAGTACAGCGCGACCCACCAGGGCACGTTCCTCGGCATACCGGCCAGCGGACGCCCGGTGAACTTCCAGTCCATCGACATCTGGAGGGTGGAGAACGGGCTGTTCGCCGAGCACTGGGACCAGCTGAACATGGACGACCTCTTCCGCCAGCTGGGCGTCGACCCGGCGCCGGCCGCACAGGCCTGA
- a CDS encoding PrpF domain-containing protein: protein MIGHIAYASGAPCPTLVLDARQFPRESGPLLEALTGVRRRLVLSGGAHILKIALIESSSHPLFDLDYRFVQALPDSVERFDLRGSCGHSVLCSVIAAGHTGMLPRQAPGDRARVRVLNNGDHLVCEIEEADRDTARCTMYFLHTPPVPVSGLLLRDEPQTILDLDDEKVTVSLVSSGNPYVFVGARDAGVSGSAELFAGGPALFGRLERIREAAARLFEWAPDGAFPKIAVVVPDGPGRIAARAVTVPGWHPTLALTGAVCLGAASCIPDTIPWLAAREAGCPDGHVDILTTGGSTAVTATTRTGDGRTELAWVAVGNKTVRFHGSFFPESLTYFQPREFGECLSLPA, encoded by the coding sequence GTGATCGGCCACATCGCCTACGCCTCCGGAGCGCCCTGCCCCACGCTCGTCCTCGACGCGCGGCAGTTCCCGCGAGAGAGCGGACCGCTCCTTGAGGCCCTCACCGGCGTCCGCCGCCGGCTGGTGCTGTCCGGCGGGGCGCACATCCTCAAGATCGCGCTGATCGAGTCCTCGTCGCATCCGCTGTTCGATCTTGACTACCGCTTCGTCCAGGCGCTCCCCGACAGTGTCGAGCGGTTCGATCTGCGCGGCTCGTGCGGGCACTCCGTGCTGTGCTCCGTGATCGCCGCCGGACACACCGGGATGCTCCCCCGGCAGGCGCCCGGGGACCGGGCCCGGGTGCGCGTCCTCAACAACGGCGATCACCTCGTGTGCGAGATCGAGGAGGCCGACCGGGACACGGCCCGCTGCACGATGTACTTCCTGCACACGCCCCCGGTCCCGGTGTCGGGCCTGCTGCTGCGGGACGAACCGCAGACCATTCTCGACCTGGACGATGAGAAGGTGACCGTTTCCCTCGTCTCCTCGGGCAATCCGTACGTCTTCGTCGGGGCGCGGGACGCCGGAGTGTCCGGCTCCGCGGAACTGTTCGCCGGCGGGCCCGCCCTCTTCGGCCGGCTGGAACGGATTCGTGAAGCGGCGGCCCGGCTGTTCGAATGGGCGCCCGACGGCGCGTTCCCCAAGATCGCCGTCGTGGTTCCCGACGGACCCGGCCGGATCGCGGCCCGGGCCGTGACCGTACCCGGCTGGCATCCCACGCTGGCGCTGACCGGCGCGGTCTGCCTGGGGGCGGCGAGCTGCATCCCGGACACGATTCCATGGCTCGCGGCACGGGAGGCGGGATGCCCCGACGGGCATGTGGACATCCTGACCACGGGCGGAAGCACGGCGGTGACCGCCACCACCCGGACCGGCGACGGACGCACCGAACTCGCCTGGGTCGCCGTGGGGAACAAGACCGTCCGGTTCCACGGCTCGTTCTTCCCCGAGTCACTCACCTATTTCCAACCCAGGGAGTTCGGAGAATGTCTGTCGCTTCCCGCCTGA
- a CDS encoding NAD-dependent epimerase/dehydratase, which translates to MVLGAAGFVGSAVFRELAQHPVRIRAVSRRKCPVPENARAEIEVVSADLLEPGSMAAAVADADVVIHALAYLEGASTWRIADGDPGAERVHVGLMRDLLDALGDRPASREPATVLFTGSVTAAGDSDKEVRDGTEPDRPKGYYERLKLEAEQLLLAADAAGTVRGASLRLTTLYGYSAGSTARDKGIVSTMTRRAVAGEPLTMWHDGTVRRDLLHVDDAARAFWAAVPHMDVLGGKRRLIGTGRGAALGDVFTKVSALVAEQTGAEPVPVVSVEPPEYAEVSDFRSVTVDSSAFRAATGWEPQVSLEEGLRLTTEFCTDGREADVW; encoded by the coding sequence GTGGTGCTGGGCGCCGCGGGCTTCGTCGGCTCCGCCGTCTTCCGCGAGCTGGCACAGCATCCGGTCCGGATTCGGGCCGTCTCCCGACGGAAGTGCCCTGTCCCCGAGAATGCCCGCGCCGAGATCGAGGTGGTCTCCGCGGACCTTCTCGAACCCGGCAGCATGGCCGCCGCCGTCGCCGACGCCGATGTCGTCATCCACGCACTGGCGTACCTGGAGGGTGCCTCCACCTGGCGCATAGCGGACGGCGACCCGGGCGCCGAACGCGTCCACGTCGGCCTGATGCGGGATCTGCTGGATGCCCTCGGCGACCGCCCCGCTTCCCGGGAGCCCGCGACCGTCCTGTTCACCGGATCGGTCACGGCGGCCGGCGACTCGGACAAGGAGGTCCGGGACGGCACCGAACCCGACCGGCCGAAGGGCTACTACGAACGACTGAAACTCGAGGCGGAACAATTGCTGCTGGCGGCCGACGCGGCAGGAACGGTGCGGGGCGCCAGCCTGCGCCTCACCACGTTGTACGGCTACAGCGCCGGGTCCACCGCCCGGGACAAGGGCATCGTCTCCACGATGACGCGCCGCGCGGTGGCCGGCGAGCCCCTGACCATGTGGCACGACGGAACAGTGCGCCGGGACCTGCTCCACGTCGATGACGCCGCCCGCGCCTTCTGGGCCGCCGTCCCGCACATGGATGTGCTCGGGGGAAAGCGCCGGCTGATCGGCACCGGCCGAGGGGCCGCGCTCGGGGACGTGTTCACCAAGGTCTCCGCGCTGGTCGCCGAGCAGACGGGCGCCGAACCGGTGCCGGTGGTCTCCGTCGAGCCGCCGGAGTACGCCGAGGTCAGCGACTTCCGGAGCGTGACCGTCGACTCCTCCGCGTTCCGGGCCGCCACCGGCTGGGAACCGCAGGTGTCCCTGGAGGAGGGCCTGCGTCTGACGACGGAGTTCTGCACCGACGGCCGGGAGGCCGACGTGTGGTGA
- a CDS encoding dTDP-4-dehydrorhamnose 3,5-epimerase family protein, protein MEPISLEVSELALPGAFLLTPRAVGDEVVVRYETFRQDRVEDVIGRPFSIRYSDVSAARRAVLRGIHGTDAEDGRARLFDCVRGSALHVVVDLRVGSPEYGRHETVWLDHHNASGVFVSEGLGHAWLALEDDTVVACHSTRPAGPGYTVSALDPALALPWGLTEEPVMSDEDLAAPTAAEALAKGLLPTYEDCLAPYNHPVIMGD, encoded by the coding sequence ATGGAACCCATCAGCCTGGAAGTCAGCGAACTCGCCCTGCCGGGCGCGTTCCTGCTTACGCCCCGGGCCGTTGGGGACGAGGTCGTGGTGCGCTACGAGACCTTCCGCCAGGACCGTGTCGAGGACGTGATTGGACGGCCCTTCTCGATCCGGTACAGCGATGTGTCGGCCGCGCGGCGCGCGGTCCTGCGGGGCATCCACGGCACCGACGCGGAGGACGGCCGTGCCCGGCTGTTCGACTGTGTGCGGGGTTCCGCCCTGCACGTCGTGGTGGACCTGCGCGTCGGGTCCCCGGAGTACGGCCGGCACGAGACGGTCTGGCTGGACCACCACAACGCGTCCGGAGTGTTCGTCTCCGAGGGCCTGGGCCACGCCTGGCTCGCGCTCGAGGACGACACGGTGGTCGCCTGTCACAGCACCCGGCCGGCCGGGCCCGGCTACACGGTCAGCGCGCTCGACCCCGCTCTGGCCCTGCCGTGGGGGCTCACCGAGGAGCCGGTGATGTCCGACGAGGATCTGGCCGCGCCCACCGCGGCGGAGGCGCTGGCGAAAGGGCTGCTGCCGACGTACGAGGACTGCCTCGCGCCGTACAACCACCCCGTGATCATGGGGGACTGA
- the asnB gene encoding asparagine synthase (glutamine-hydrolyzing) — translation MCRIFGHLNGTVTPYELQTVGALQRHGGPDGQGSAHGAEWSVGNNRLAIVDPDGGRQPYELLDGRIRVVFNGEIYNHDELRQRLRARGYTFTDRCDGSILPALYDVYGDSFPEHLDGMYAIAVLDLRAEPRLVLATDHVGMKPLYYRWDPASGALHFSSEIPALLAFDAVSNSLWAPGLDAYLATRTPFGEQTMFADIKVLPPAATLVCDRTSGMRVLRRNPPEPGLLPGGDTPGRLREMLRHEVSRLRVADVPLASITSGGLDSGLVTALAAQDGGDLHTFNLSYKGTWPGDERVYARQIAERTGAVYHQVEIDQATFPDLMADVVWHLGQPNADPITLSTYALFRAVRDAGFKAALTGDGADEVFGGYDRMREAARTPGAWSAAYRDALAVVPARRRNRLYTKDYAAEVDRTTPLPERAGRLLRDDGDSPLGRITAFEMEYRLPAYHLRRVDHLSMAHSVEVRLPFCQRDIVAFGRALPDSQRISGGQVKRALYGAASGLLPQDVLNRPKQPFTLPITAMLAPGRPLWNYARDMLAVSRLRSAGQIDPTAVQNLFTAQADRPDATAALTIWALLVHEIWQDLFLRPGARVGAATGVMSA, via the coding sequence ATGTGTCGGATATTTGGTCACTTGAACGGAACGGTGACTCCTTACGAACTCCAGACGGTCGGCGCACTTCAGCGGCACGGCGGCCCCGACGGCCAGGGCAGCGCGCACGGCGCGGAGTGGTCCGTCGGGAACAACCGGCTGGCCATCGTCGACCCTGACGGTGGCAGACAGCCCTACGAGCTGCTGGACGGCCGGATACGAGTCGTCTTCAACGGCGAGATCTACAACCACGACGAGCTCCGGCAAAGGCTGCGCGCACGGGGATACACGTTCACCGACCGCTGTGACGGATCGATCCTCCCGGCGCTGTACGACGTCTACGGCGACAGCTTCCCCGAACACCTGGACGGCATGTACGCGATCGCCGTCCTCGACCTGCGCGCCGAGCCACGGCTCGTGCTCGCCACCGACCACGTGGGCATGAAGCCCTTGTACTACCGGTGGGACCCGGCATCGGGAGCGCTTCACTTCTCTTCGGAGATCCCCGCCCTGCTCGCCTTCGACGCGGTGTCCAACTCCCTCTGGGCGCCGGGCCTCGACGCCTATCTCGCGACCAGGACACCCTTCGGCGAACAGACGATGTTCGCCGACATCAAGGTGCTGCCCCCGGCCGCCACACTGGTCTGCGACCGGACCTCCGGGATGCGCGTCCTGCGCCGGAACCCGCCCGAGCCCGGCCTGTTGCCCGGCGGCGACACCCCGGGCCGGCTGCGGGAGATGCTGCGCCACGAGGTGAGCCGGCTCCGGGTGGCCGACGTCCCGCTCGCCTCGATCACGTCCGGCGGGCTCGACTCCGGCCTGGTCACGGCGCTCGCCGCACAGGACGGCGGCGACCTGCACACCTTCAACCTCTCCTACAAGGGCACCTGGCCCGGCGACGAGCGCGTGTACGCGCGCCAGATCGCGGAGCGCACCGGAGCGGTCTACCACCAGGTGGAGATCGACCAGGCCACCTTCCCCGACCTGATGGCGGACGTCGTGTGGCACCTGGGTCAGCCGAACGCCGACCCGATCACGCTCAGCACCTACGCCCTGTTCCGCGCCGTCCGGGACGCCGGCTTCAAGGCCGCGCTCACCGGCGACGGCGCGGACGAGGTCTTCGGCGGCTACGACCGGATGCGCGAGGCGGCACGGACCCCCGGAGCGTGGTCCGCGGCGTACCGGGACGCCCTCGCCGTCGTCCCCGCGCGACGGCGGAACCGGCTCTACACCAAGGACTACGCCGCCGAGGTGGACCGCACGACGCCGCTTCCCGAGCGGGCAGGCCGCTTGCTGCGCGACGACGGCGACAGCCCGCTGGGACGGATCACCGCGTTCGAGATGGAGTACCGGCTGCCCGCCTACCACCTGCGCCGCGTGGACCACCTGAGCATGGCGCACTCGGTCGAGGTGCGACTGCCGTTCTGCCAGCGCGACATCGTCGCCTTCGGCCGGGCGCTGCCCGACTCCCAGCGCATCAGCGGCGGGCAGGTGAAACGGGCGCTCTACGGCGCCGCGTCCGGACTGCTGCCGCAGGACGTCCTGAACCGGCCCAAGCAGCCCTTCACCCTGCCGATCACCGCGATGCTCGCCCCCGGGCGGCCGCTGTGGAACTACGCCCGGGACATGCTGGCCGTGAGCCGGCTGCGCTCCGCGGGCCAGATCGACCCCACCGCCGTACAGAACCTCTTCACGGCCCAGGCCGACCGCCCGGACGCCACCGCGGCGCTGACGATCTGGGCCCTGCTGGTGCACGAGATATGGCAGGACCTGTTCCTGCGGCCCGGCGCACGGGTGGGAGCCGCGACAGGGGTGATGTCCGCGTGA